One Streptomyces sp. NBC_00554 DNA segment encodes these proteins:
- a CDS encoding MmgE/PrpD family protein, whose translation MTVVEQLAEFAVAQRATPLAEEVRHAGVRAVVDWVSATVPGSVTPAARGLTEALAPSPGPARLVPSGRPADVRTAALLNGTAAHAAELDDIYRDAFYHPGAPTIAAAFAVADQLDVSGEEFLRAVTIGYEIGARIALAVGPAHYRHWHTTGTVGTFGAAAAAAELLRLDTVRFAGALALAATMAAGLQQTFRSPSTGKPLHSGHAAEAGVVAALAAEKGLAGALDVLEGPTGFGVATAGVADLSVTGLGDPFCVTATTVKYHACCGHTFAAIDAALELRADGPRVEDIAGIEIETYATATRVAGRVDPREPGEARFSLAYTVAAALVLGSVRLRAFEPEALRDPAIRDLMARTTARVDPELDLMAPGRRAARVRVTDRQGVSYERLRLTRKGDPDDPLSDRELRDKFDELVPPVVGRSRAEAIASALWKLPALTRMSALDWR comes from the coding sequence ATGACTGTCGTCGAGCAACTCGCCGAGTTCGCGGTCGCCCAGCGGGCGACGCCGCTCGCGGAAGAGGTACGGCACGCGGGCGTGCGTGCGGTCGTGGACTGGGTCTCGGCCACGGTGCCGGGCTCTGTCACGCCCGCCGCTCGCGGTCTGACCGAGGCACTCGCCCCAAGTCCCGGTCCTGCCCGGCTCGTTCCTTCGGGGCGGCCTGCCGACGTACGGACCGCGGCGCTGCTCAACGGCACGGCTGCGCATGCCGCGGAGCTCGACGACATCTACCGCGACGCGTTCTACCATCCCGGTGCGCCGACCATCGCTGCGGCGTTCGCGGTCGCCGACCAACTCGACGTCTCCGGCGAGGAGTTCCTCCGCGCCGTGACCATCGGGTACGAGATCGGTGCGCGGATCGCCCTCGCCGTAGGGCCCGCCCACTATCGCCATTGGCACACCACCGGAACGGTGGGCACCTTCGGCGCGGCGGCCGCGGCGGCGGAGCTGCTCCGGCTGGACACCGTCCGGTTCGCGGGCGCGCTGGCACTCGCCGCGACCATGGCCGCCGGCCTCCAGCAGACCTTCCGGTCGCCGTCCACGGGCAAGCCGCTGCACTCGGGGCATGCGGCCGAGGCCGGGGTGGTGGCCGCGCTCGCCGCCGAAAAGGGGCTCGCGGGTGCCCTGGACGTCCTTGAGGGGCCGACCGGTTTCGGCGTCGCCACCGCCGGGGTCGCCGACTTGTCCGTCACCGGCCTGGGCGATCCGTTCTGCGTCACGGCGACGACGGTGAAGTACCACGCCTGCTGCGGGCACACGTTCGCCGCGATCGACGCCGCGCTCGAACTGCGTGCCGACGGCCCCCGGGTGGAGGACATTGCCGGCATCGAGATCGAGACCTACGCGACCGCCACCCGCGTCGCCGGGCGGGTTGACCCTCGCGAGCCCGGCGAGGCCCGGTTCAGCCTGGCCTACACCGTCGCCGCCGCGCTGGTCCTGGGCAGCGTACGGCTGCGCGCCTTCGAACCCGAGGCACTGCGGGATCCGGCGATCCGGGACCTCATGGCCCGCACCACGGCACGGGTCGATCCGGAGCTGGACCTGATGGCCCCCGGGCGCCGGGCCGCCCGCGTACGGGTCACCGACCGGCAGGGCGTCTCGTACGAACGGCTGCGGCTCACCCGCAAGGGAGACCCCGACGACCCCCTGAGCGACCGGGAGTTGCGCGACAAGTTCGACGAGCTG